A stretch of the Thermanaerothrix sp. genome encodes the following:
- a CDS encoding MarR family transcriptional regulator, translating to MTQEKHLDTETIRAFRRSLRALEREIGLVLEKETDCCGITVAQCHFLLEAEERNNANLTELSQALSLDVSTLSRTADSLYEAGYIKRETDPENRRKVSIGLTERGKSKVAS from the coding sequence CGATCCGGGCCTTCCGTCGTTCATTACGGGCCCTGGAAAGGGAGATTGGTCTGGTCTTAGAAAAAGAGACTGACTGCTGCGGGATCACCGTAGCTCAGTGCCATTTTCTTCTTGAGGCAGAAGAAAGGAATAATGCAAACTTGACTGAGCTTTCGCAGGCCCTCTCCCTTGATGTGAGCACCTTAAGCCGAACAGCGGATAGCCTGTATGAGGCAGGGTATATCAAGCGGGAGACGGATCCGGAGAACCGACGGAAAGTATCTATCGGTTTGACCGAGAGGGGAAAATCAAAGGTCGCTTCAAT